A section of the Pseudomonas fluorescens genome encodes:
- a CDS encoding arginyltransferase has product MTELARLKFYATQPHSCSYLPEEQATTLFLDPSQPMDVHVYADLSEMGFRRSGDHLYRPHCQNCNACVPARIPVAQFLADRNQKRILKRNADLTVVPAKPGFSEEYFDLYQRYIEQRHADGDMFPPSRDQFSTFLVRDLPFSRFYEFRLEGRLLAVAVTDLLPNGLSAVYTFYEPTEERRSLGRFAILWQIGEASRQKLEAVYLGYWIKNCKKMNYKTQYRPIELLINQRWVTLN; this is encoded by the coding sequence ATGACCGAATTGGCGCGCTTGAAGTTTTATGCCACTCAACCCCACTCTTGCAGCTACCTGCCCGAGGAACAGGCCACTACGCTGTTCCTCGACCCCAGCCAGCCGATGGACGTGCATGTATACGCCGATCTGTCAGAGATGGGCTTTCGGCGCAGTGGCGACCACCTGTATCGGCCGCACTGCCAGAACTGCAACGCCTGCGTCCCGGCGCGCATCCCTGTGGCGCAGTTTTTGGCGGACCGTAATCAAAAACGCATCCTCAAGCGCAATGCCGACCTGACCGTAGTCCCAGCCAAGCCCGGTTTCAGCGAAGAGTACTTCGATCTTTACCAGCGCTATATCGAACAACGTCACGCCGACGGCGACATGTTCCCACCCAGCCGTGACCAGTTTTCCACGTTCCTGGTGCGTGATCTGCCGTTCTCGCGTTTCTACGAGTTCCGGCTTGAAGGACGGCTGCTGGCGGTAGCGGTCACCGACCTGCTGCCCAATGGCTTGTCGGCGGTCTACACCTTTTACGAACCCACCGAAGAACGTCGCAGCCTCGGGCGCTTTGCCATCCTGTGGCAAATCGGTGAAGCATCCAGGCAAAAGCTGGAGGCGGTGTACCTCGGGTACTGGATCAAAAACTGCAAAAAGATGAACTACAAGACCCAATATCGGCCCATTGAGCTGCTGATTAATCAAAGATGGGTCACGCTTAACTAG
- the infA gene encoding translation initiation factor IF-1, translating to MSKEDSFEMEGTVVDTLPNTMFRVELENGHVVTAHISGKMRKNYIRILTGDKVRVELTPYDLSKGRITYRAR from the coding sequence ATGTCGAAAGAAGACAGCTTCGAAATGGAAGGCACTGTCGTCGACACCCTGCCCAACACCATGTTTCGCGTGGAGTTGGAAAATGGGCACGTCGTAACCGCGCATATCTCCGGCAAGATGCGCAAGAACTACATTCGTATTCTTACCGGTGACAAAGTGCGCGTCGAGCTGACGCCCTATGACTTGAGCAAAGGGCGCATCACTTACCGCGCTCGCTAA
- the aat gene encoding leucyl/phenylalanyl-tRNA--protein transferase — protein MLTWLQRNTLTFPPLAKAMREPNGLLAAGGDLSADRLVQAYRHGCFPWFSEGQPILWWSPDPRTVLLPAELHVSRSLAKLLRQQRYEVTFDQDFAAVIQACAAPRSYADGTWITEAMQSAYRQLHQRGYAHSVEVWDQGELVGGLYGLAMGQLFFGESMFSRADNASKFGFATLVRQLQAWGFVLIDCQMPTDHLHSLGARAIPRSDFAGYLRDHLDQANSGPWVS, from the coding sequence ATGCTCACCTGGTTGCAACGCAACACCCTGACATTTCCACCGCTGGCAAAAGCCATGCGCGAACCCAACGGCCTGCTGGCTGCCGGTGGCGACCTGTCTGCTGACCGCCTGGTCCAAGCCTATCGCCACGGCTGCTTCCCCTGGTTCTCGGAAGGCCAGCCGATCCTGTGGTGGTCACCCGACCCGCGCACAGTGCTGCTCCCCGCAGAGCTGCACGTGTCCCGCAGCCTCGCCAAGCTGCTGCGCCAGCAACGCTACGAGGTAACCTTCGACCAGGACTTCGCCGCTGTCATTCAAGCCTGTGCAGCACCTCGCAGCTATGCAGACGGCACCTGGATCACCGAAGCCATGCAGAGTGCCTACCGGCAATTGCACCAGCGCGGTTATGCCCATTCCGTCGAGGTATGGGACCAGGGCGAACTGGTAGGCGGCCTATACGGCCTGGCCATGGGCCAGCTGTTTTTTGGCGAGTCGATGTTCAGTCGCGCAGACAATGCCTCAAAGTTCGGTTTTGCCACCCTCGTCAGGCAATTACAGGCCTGGGGCTTTGTGCTGATCGACTGCCAGATGCCCACCGATCACCTGCACAGCCTCGGCGCCCGCGCCATTCCCCGCAGCGACTTCGCCGGATACCTGCGCGACCATCTTGATCAAGCCAACAGTGGGCCGTGGGTTTCTTAG
- a CDS encoding DNA translocase FtsK, protein MKKSAAAPKTAVVPAWRQHLHYRLKEGALIAIGALCLFLMMALLTYGKDDPGWSHNSKIDDVQNFGGPVGSYSADILFMILGYFAYIFPLLLAIKTWQIFRQRHEPWQWSGWLFSWRLIGLVFLVLSGAALAHIHFHAPTGLPAGAGGALGESLGDLARKTLNIQGSTLMFIALFLFGLTVFTDLSWFKVMDVTGKITLDLFELFQGAANRWWVARVDRKRMVAQLREVDTRVNEVVAPSTPDRREQAKVKERLIEREQALTKHMSDREKQVPPVIAPAPVKAPEPSHRVQKEKQAPLFIDSAVEGTLPPISILDPAEKKQLNYSPESLAAVGHLLEIKLKEFGVEVSVDSIHPGPVITRYEIQPAAGVKVSRIANLAKDLARSLAVTSVRVVEVIPGKTTVGIEIPNEDRQIVRFSEVLSTPEYDNFKSPVTLALGHDIGGKPVITDLAKMPHLLVAGTTGSGKSVGVNAMILSILFKSGPEDAKLIMIDPKMLELSIYEGIPHLLCPVVTDMKDAANALRWSVAEMERRYKLMAKMGVRNLSGFNAKIKEAHERGETIDDPLYRRESIHDEAPKLTKLPTIVVVVDEFADMMMIVGKKVEELIARIAQKARAAGIHLILATQRPSVDVITGLIKANIPTRMAFQVSSKIDSRTIIDQGGAEQLLGHGDMLYMPPGTSLPIRVHGAFVSDDEVHRVVEAWKLRGAPEYNDDILAGVEEAGSGFDGGSGGGDDDAETDALYDEAVAFVLESRRASISAVQRKLKIGYNRAARMIESMEMAGVVTAMNTNGSREVIAPGPMRD, encoded by the coding sequence TTGAAGAAATCCGCCGCAGCACCCAAAACAGCAGTGGTACCGGCCTGGCGCCAGCACCTGCACTATCGGCTCAAGGAAGGCGCGCTGATTGCCATCGGTGCTTTGTGCCTGTTCCTGATGATGGCCTTGCTGACCTATGGCAAGGACGATCCGGGCTGGAGCCATAACAGCAAGATCGATGATGTGCAGAACTTCGGCGGGCCAGTGGGCTCCTACAGCGCTGATATCCTGTTCATGATCCTCGGCTATTTCGCCTATATCTTCCCGCTGCTATTGGCGATCAAGACCTGGCAGATCTTCCGCCAGCGCCATGAGCCGTGGCAGTGGAGCGGCTGGTTGTTTTCCTGGCGCCTGATCGGCCTGGTGTTCCTGGTGTTGTCGGGCGCAGCGTTGGCACATATCCATTTCCACGCGCCGACCGGCCTGCCGGCGGGTGCGGGCGGCGCCCTGGGCGAAAGCCTGGGTGACCTGGCCCGCAAGACCCTGAACATCCAGGGCAGCACGCTGATGTTCATCGCCCTGTTCCTGTTTGGCCTGACGGTATTTACCGACTTGTCCTGGTTCAAGGTCATGGATGTGACGGGCAAGATCACTCTCGATCTGTTCGAGCTGTTTCAAGGGGCTGCCAACCGTTGGTGGGTAGCCCGCGTGGATCGCAAGCGCATGGTTGCGCAATTGCGTGAAGTCGATACCCGGGTCAATGAGGTCGTAGCCCCGAGCACACCCGACCGCAGAGAGCAGGCCAAGGTCAAGGAACGCCTGATCGAGCGCGAGCAGGCTCTGACCAAGCACATGTCCGACCGCGAGAAACAAGTACCACCGGTTATCGCCCCGGCGCCCGTCAAGGCGCCCGAGCCGAGCCATCGAGTGCAGAAAGAGAAGCAGGCACCGCTGTTTATCGACAGTGCCGTCGAAGGCACCTTGCCGCCGATCTCGATCCTGGACCCGGCCGAAAAGAAACAACTCAACTATTCCCCGGAGTCCCTGGCGGCCGTGGGCCATCTGTTGGAAATCAAACTCAAGGAGTTTGGCGTCGAAGTGTCGGTGGATTCGATCCACCCTGGCCCGGTGATTACCCGTTACGAAATCCAGCCGGCCGCCGGTGTCAAGGTCAGCCGTATTGCCAACCTGGCCAAAGACCTTGCGCGTTCCCTGGCCGTGACCAGCGTGCGTGTGGTGGAAGTGATCCCCGGCAAAACCACCGTGGGCATCGAGATCCCCAACGAAGACCGGCAGATTGTGCGTTTCTCTGAAGTGCTGTCGACCCCGGAGTATGACAACTTCAAATCGCCGGTCACCCTGGCCCTGGGCCACGACATTGGCGGCAAGCCGGTGATCACTGACCTGGCGAAAATGCCTCACCTGCTGGTTGCCGGTACCACCGGTTCCGGTAAGTCGGTGGGGGTCAACGCGATGATCCTGTCGATCCTGTTCAAGTCCGGCCCGGAAGATGCCAAGCTGATCATGATCGACCCGAAGATGCTGGAATTGTCGATCTACGAAGGCATCCCGCACCTGCTGTGCCCGGTGGTGACCGACATGAAGGACGCCGCCAATGCCCTGCGCTGGAGCGTTGCCGAGATGGAGCGGCGCTACAAGCTGATGGCGAAGATGGGCGTGCGTAACTTGTCGGGCTTCAATGCCAAGATCAAGGAAGCCCACGAGCGCGGCGAGACCATTGATGACCCGTTGTACAGGCGCGAAAGCATTCACGACGAAGCGCCGAAACTGACCAAGCTGCCGACCATCGTGGTGGTGGTCGACGAATTTGCCGACATGATGATGATTGTCGGCAAGAAGGTCGAAGAGTTGATCGCACGTATCGCCCAGAAGGCCCGTGCGGCAGGGATTCACTTGATCCTCGCGACCCAGCGGCCGTCGGTGGACGTGATCACCGGCTTGATCAAGGCCAACATCCCGACCCGCATGGCGTTCCAGGTGTCGAGCAAGATCGACTCACGGACCATCATAGACCAGGGCGGCGCCGAGCAATTGCTGGGGCATGGTGACATGCTCTACATGCCGCCTGGTACCAGCCTGCCGATCCGGGTTCACGGTGCCTTCGTTTCCGATGACGAGGTGCATCGTGTGGTCGAGGCGTGGAAACTGCGCGGCGCTCCGGAATACAACGACGATATCCTGGCGGGGGTCGAGGAGGCCGGTAGCGGCTTCGACGGTGGCAGCGGTGGCGGTGACGATGATGCCGAGACCGACGCACTGTACGACGAAGCAGTGGCGTTCGTGCTGGAAAGCCGTCGCGCCTCGATCTCTGCGGTGCAACGCAAACTGAAGATCGGCTACAACCGCGCCGCACGCATGATCGAATCCATGGAAATGGCCGGCGTCGTTACGGCAATGAACACCAACGGCTCGCGCGAAGTGATCGCGCCAGGGCCGATGCGCGACTGA